AGAGCATTCCGACCTGAGCGCGCTGTACGACGGGGCGGGCGGGAACTTCTCCAAAGGCAACTTCAACATGCACCTGGAGGGGCGCGGGAAGGCCTTCCTGGACTACCGGCCGTACGGCCacaaggaagaagaaatgcTGTGTGTGGAAAACACCAAACAAGTGATCAAGGAGGAAGCCTTTTTTTACGAAGAATtcaaaaaactaaaaaacgATGTCATGGCACTACAAATTATGAACGTCAATCTGCAAAAACAAGTGCTAGCGAACCACAGCATGATAGGCCCGTCCAAGGTGGTTCCGCAGCacataataattaacaaCAAAACGGAAGTGGCCTCCAATGCTATCAGCCAAATTCAGGACAACAAGAAAAAGGGCAACGGGTTTCTACACGAGCTGCTGAAGAAGCTGCTGAGCAGTAGGGTGACGCAAATGTTTTTCGTTTcgtcttttttcatttccatatatttgtttaacaAGCACTGGCAGCGCGCCCTGAAGGTGTCGCAGCTGGAGAGGCGCATCAACTCCAATTTCATCCTCAGGAGCGTGCGTATGTTTGAGGAGACCCTGGGCATGCGCAAGTTCAGCTACGCGTAGTGCGCGGTTGGGGGGTGGTCACGAAAGTGGTTGCAGAAGTGGCTTCCGCGTGACCACTCCCCACACATGCGTGTAAAAATCGCCCCGTTTGAGCTTCCCACTTTGCCCGAAACTTCTCAATTGCGACGATATCGTGtcaagctagccaaaaaaaatagtgaacaaaaaaaaaaaaaaaaaaaaaaaaaacttttttgcctgaacattCAGGTGAATCACATAtagctgtaaaaaaaaaaaggcgtgtgtgcaaaaaggaggtaGCATGGCCACCTCACTTTTGATGATACAAGCACCGGCCATAGGAAAAAGAacgtgtgtatatattaaatagaTTGTCAAAGAAGAGAGTGATTTGTTCCGTAGACATGCCTGTGAGGTAAGTTTTAAGAAACTCTCTAACTATTTCTGCTTCTGAGTAATAGtcgttaaaatttttgtgcGTTTTAATAAATTCCATGTATAATGACGTGCGAGGGACATACGCTTGAAAGGGGGTAATAAATGATTTGTAAAATTCCACGAAGCATTTTGAGATATCATCAAAATCGCGGAATGTAATGTTTGGGTTTTTTAACACctgtaaaattaatttaaagtCCTCCACATATAGggataaataattttccctCAGCTCG
Above is a window of Plasmodium vivax chromosome 8, whole genome shotgun sequence DNA encoding:
- a CDS encoding hypothetical protein, conserved (encoded by transcript PVX_095435A); its protein translation is MHDYFLRTKFNLLNSGLFNSLYRNGSKYRSDEGGKNPDVGRPPNSFSPDTHLPDRGNKELNEQLIYSYYNNFANERGARAQPDRSGQQERSGKHPPSGSDLFGSDRSRSDRSRSDRGKGEHSDLSALYDGAGGNFSKGNFNMHLEGRGKAFLDYRPYGHKEEEMLCVENTKQVIKEEAFFYEEFKKLKNDVMALQIMNVNLQKQVLANHSMIGPSKVVPQHIIINNKTEVASNAISQIQDNKKKGNGFLHELLKKLLSSRVTQMFFVSSFFISIYLFNKHWQRALKVSQLERRINSNFILRSVRMFEETLGMRKFSYA